The following proteins are co-located in the Vidua macroura isolate BioBank_ID:100142 chromosome 29, ASM2450914v1, whole genome shotgun sequence genome:
- the POGZ gene encoding LOW QUALITY PROTEIN: pogo transposable element with ZNF domain (The sequence of the model RefSeq protein was modified relative to this genomic sequence to represent the inferred CDS: deleted 2 bases in 2 codons), with translation MKSGEGGSVTLEPARAAREWGEKEGMKEGGGGAGFPVQNVRPVQSPMNQVGIVLNVQQGQTVRPITLVPAPGTQFVKPAVGVPQVFSPVAQVRPGSAGPGRPATNAFATVIPATLTLRSTVPQAQAPQQMSIASFVTVKRPGVPGDGGGSAGGPEVAKLVNTMGTVPSLAHGPAALAVANSSPGAGQRGTASEASASAAPRKGSSSPIPSLDFQDGGRKVCPKCDSQFRVTEALRGHMCYCCPELVEFLKKRKSLDSEPAPPSAKAPSPAQGAAPAPPPTPPKAAPEPGEGGADPAQAKLIMLVDEFYYGRDGGKGAAVPPCPRVPTSFRCPHCTKRLKNNIRFMNHMKHHVELDQQNGEVDVHTICQHCYRHFSTPFQLQCHLENVHSPYESSTKCKICEWAFESEPLFLQHMKDTHKPGEMPYVCQVCQYRSSLYSEVDSHFRLIHEDTRHLLCPYCLKVFKNGNAFQQHFMRHQKKSVYHCNKCRLQFLFAKDKIEHKLQHHKTFRKPKQLEGLKPGTKVTIRASRGQPRSLPLEPSHGMGPDPAPLGSSSDPQPLFLCHRNAPRRAGKKTSGLGRQTCLECSFEIPDFPNHFPTYVHCSLCRYSTCCSRAYANHMINNHVPRKSPKYLALFKNYTASGVRLSCSSCLFVTSEGDSMAKHLVFNPSHESSNIIVQGPSWISHSRHTQDTPQPPCQTPSPPPPPKPQTPPQNPQKPPTPPPPDANPTPNPPEPAQKDPEPTKKEQLSVKKLRMVLFALCSSTEQAAQHFRNPPRRIRRWLRRFQAFHDDRPELPEGKYLSLEAEEKLAEWVLTQREQQLPVNEETLFQKATKIGRSLEGGFQISYEWAVRFMLRHHLSTHTRRGVAHPLPKEIQGNAGAFIEFVQRQIHTQELPPAMIAAVDEISLFLDAEVLGSEERKESALQTVGNGEPWCELVLTVLADGSVLPALLISRGHLPCPAVVPKSILLESKENGCDDDEIMELWAARVWRKHTECRGGGAPKGMLVLDCHRTHLSEEVLAVLSAAGALPAVIPAGCSSRIQPLDVCVKRSLKSFLHKKWKERAKDLAGSDSSALLQLLLGWLGEALEILGNCPELIRKSFLVASVLPGPAGDSGSPRRNGDEQEELIAAMEERLKIAKTRESSPEFPENDDPEADPEILHRLFEGESEAESFYGFEEADLELMEI, from the exons aTGAAGAGCGGGGAGGGGGGATCGGTGACGCTGGAACCGGCTCGAGCCGCCCGGGAAtggggggagaaggagggaatgaaggaggggggggggggcgcg GGGTTCCCGGTGCAGAACGTCCGGCCCGTGCAGAGCCCCATGAACCAGGTGGGCATCGTGCTCAACGTCCAGCAGGGCCAGACCGTCCGGCCCATCACCCTCGTGCCAG CCCCAGGTACCCAGTTTGTTAAACCAGCAGTTGGCGTTCCCCAGGTGTTCTCGCCGGTGGCGCAGGTgcggccgggcagcgccgggcccggccggccGGCCACCAACGCCTTCGCCACGGTCATCCCGGCCACGCTGACCCTGCGCAGCACCGTGCCCCAGgcccaggctccccagcagA TGAGCATCGCCAGCTTCGTGACGGTGAAGCGCCCGGGCGTGCCCGGCGATGGCGGCGGCAGTGCCGGTGGCCCCGAGGTGGCCAAGCTGGTGAACACGATGGGCACGGTGCCCTCGCTGGCCcacggccccgccgcgctgGCCGTGGCCAACAGCAGCCCCGGCGCTGGCCAGCGCGGCACCGCCAGCGAGGCCTCGGCCTCGGCCGCGCCCCGGAAAG gcagctcctctcccattcccagcctggaTTTCCAGGACGGGGGCCGCAAGGTCTGTCCCAAGTGCGACTCGCAGTTCCGCGTCACCGAGGCGCTGCGGGGCCACATGTGT TACTGCTGCCCGGAGCTGGTGGAATTCCTGAAGAAACGCAAATCCCTGGACTCCGAGCCCGCCCCGCCCTCGGCCAAGGCCCCCTCCCCCGCCCAgggcgcggccccggccccgcccccgaCCCCGCCCAAGGCCGCACCTGAGCCAGGTGAGGGCGGGGCTGAC CCCGCCCAGGCCAAGCTGATCATGCTGGTGGATGAGTTCTACTACGGGCGGGACGGGGGCAAGGGCGCGGCCGTGCCACCCTGCCCCAGGGTGCCCACGTCCTTCCGCTGC CCCCACTGCACCAAGCGCCTCAAGAACAACATCCG GTTCATGAACCACATGAAGCACCACGTGGAGCTGGACCAGCAGAACGGCGAGGTGGACGTGCacaccatctgccagcactgctaCCGCCACTTCAGCACCCCcttccagctgcagtgccacCTGGAGAACGTGCACAGCCCCTACGAGTCCAGCA CCAAGTGCAAGATCTGCGAGTGGGCGTTCGAGAGCGAGCCGCTCTTCCTGCAGCACATGAAGGACACCCACAAACCCGGGGAGATGCCCTACGTCTGCCAG GTGTGCCAGTACCGCTCGTCGCTGTATTCCGAGGTGGACAGCCACTTCCGGCTGATCCACGAGGACACGCGGCACCTCCTGTGCCCCTACTGCCTCAAGGTGTTCAAGAACGGCAACGCCTTCCAGCAGCACTTCATGAGGCACCAG AAGAAGAGCGTGTACCACTGCAACAAGTGCCGCCTGCAGTTCCTGTTTGCCAAGGACAAGATCGAGCACAAGCTGCAGCACCACAAAACCTTCCGCAAGCCCAAGCAGCTCGAGGGGCTCAAACCCGGCACCAAG GTGACGATCCGCGCGTCCCGGGGCCAGCCCCGCTCGCTGCCGCTGGAACCTTCCCACGGGATGGGCCCGGACCCGGCTCCCCTGGGATCCTCCTCCGACCCCCAGCCCCTGTTCCTGTGCCACCGCAACGCCCCCCGCAGAGCCGGCAAAAAAAC GAGCGGCCTGGGCCGGCAGACGTGCCTGGAGTGCAGCTTCGAGATCCCCGACTTCCCCAACCACTTCCCCACCTACGTGCACTGCTCCTTGTGCCGCTACAGCACCTGCTGCTCCCGCGCCTACGCCAACCACATGATCAA caACCACGTTCCCCGGAAAAGCCCCAAATATTTGGCTTTGTTCAAGAACTACACGGCCAG TGGGGTGAGGCTCTCgtgctcctcctgcctcttcgTCACCTCCGAGGGCGACTCCATGGCCAAGCATTTGGTGTTCAACCCCTCCCACGAGTCCAGCAACATCATTGTCCAAG GGCCTTCTTGGATATCACATTCCAG GCACACCCAGGACACGCCACAACCCCCCTGCCAaaccccctcccctcctccccctccaaaaccccaaaccccaccccaaaacccccaaaaacccccaaccccccctccccccgaCGCAAACCCCACCCCGAACCCGCCGGAACCCGCCCAAAAAGACCCCGAGCCCACCAAAAAGGAGCAGCTTTCCGTCAAGAAGCTGCGCATGGTCCTGTTCGcgctctgctccagcacggAGCAGGCGGCCCAGCATTTCCGGAACCCTCCGCGCCGCATCCGCCGCTGGCTCCGGCGCTTCCAGGCCTTCCACGACGACCGCCCCGAGCTGCCCGAGGGCAAATACCTCAGCCTGGAGGCCGAGGAGAAACTGGCCGAGTGGGTCCTGACCCAGCGCGAGCAGCAGCTGCCCGTCAACGAGGAGACGCTTTTCCAGAAGGCCACCAAGATCGGGCGGTCTCTGGAGGGAGGGTTCCAGATCTCCTACGAGTGGGCCGTGAGGTTCATGCTGCGGCACCACCTCAGCACCCACACGCGCCGCGGCGTCGCCCACCCGCTCCCCAAGGAGATCCAGGGGAACGCCGGGGCCTTCATCGAGTTCGTGCAGCGCCAGATCCACACGCAGGAGCTGCCCCCGGCCATGATCGCCGCCGTGGATGAGATCTCGCTCTTCCTGGACGCCGAGGTGCTGGGCAGCGAGGAGCGGAAGGAGAGCGCGCTGCAGACCGTGGGCAACGGCGAGCCCTGGTGCGAGCTGGTGCTGACCGTGCTGGCCGACGGCAGCGTCCTCCCcgctctgctcatctccagaggtcacctgccctgcccggccgtCGTCCCCAAATCCATCCTGCTGGAATCCAAGGAGAACGGCTGCGACGACGACGAGATCATGGAATTGTGGGCGGCCAGAGTGTGGAGGAAACACACGGAATGCCGAGGCGGCGGCGCTCCCAAAGGCATGCTGGTGCTGGATTGCCACCGGACGCACCTGTCCGAGGAGGTGCTGGCCGTGCTCAGCGCGGCCGGAGCGCTGCCGGCCGTCATCCCCGCCGGATGCAGCTCCCGGATCCAGCCCCTGGACGTGTGCGTCAAGAGATCCCTGAAAAGTTTCCTccataaaaaatggaaagaacGGGCGAAAGATCTGGCGGGTTCCGACTCCTCCgcgctgctccagctgctgctggggtggctgGGAGAAGCTTTGGAAATCCTCGGGAATTGCCCGGAATTGATCCGGAAATCTTTCCTGGTGGCCAGCGTCCTGCCGGGGCCGGCCGGAGACTCGGGATCGCCGCGGCGCAACGGCGACgagcaggaggagctgatcGCCGCCATGGAGGAGAGGCTGAAAATCGCCAAAACCAGGGAGTCGTCCCCGGAATTCCCGGAGAACGACGACCCCGAGGCTGATCCCGAAATCCTGCACCGGCTCTTCGAGGGGGAGAGCGAGGCCGAGTCGTTCTACGGTTTCGAGGAGGCGGATTTGGAGCTGATGGAAATTTGA
- the PSMB4 gene encoding proteasome subunit beta type-4 has translation MEVGAAPPPFWAGGPAPGQTYIPRALGHTGIAPRAPGHTGIAPRGPGTGPAALPAGRTLSPMVTGASVLGLKFSGGVLLAADTVGSYGSLARFRGVSRLLKVNDSTVLGASGDLADFQHLRQLLEQMVIDEELLGDGHSYSPRALHSWLTRVLYNRRSKINPLWNTVLIAGVYGGESFLGYVDMLGVAYEAPSLATGFGAYLAQPLLRAELERDRDGDRLPTREEARELLERCLRVLYYRDARSFNRYELATVTEKGVELEGPLTLEANWDIAHLVRGFE, from the exons ATGGAGGTcggggcagcgccgccgccgtTCTGGGCCGGGGGTCCGGCCCCGGGACAAACGTACATCCCCCGGGCCCTGGGGCACACCGGCATcgccccccgcgccccgggACACACCGGCATcgccccccgcggccccggcacCGGGCCCGCCGCGCTGCCCGCCGGCCGCACCCT GAGCCCGATGGTGACCGGCGCCTCGGTGCTGGGGCTGAAGTTCTCCGGGGGCGTGCTGCTGGCCGCCGACACCGTGGGCTCCTACGGATCCCTGGCGCGATTCCGGGGCGTCTCCCGGCTCCTCAAGGTCAACGACTCCACCGTGCTCGGGGCCTCGGGGGACCTGGCGGATTTCCAGCACCTGcggcagctcctggagcagatgGT GATCGacgaggagctgctgggggacgGGCACAGCTACAGCCCGCGGGCGCTGCACTCGTGGCTGACGCGGGTGCTCTACAACCGGCGCTCCAAGATCAACCCCCTCTGGAACACCGTGCTCATCGCCGGCGTCTACGGCGGGGAGAG TTTCCTGGGATACGTGGACATGCTGGGCGTGGCCTACGAGGCGCCGTCGCTGGCCACGGGATTCGGGGCTTACCTGGCCCAG CCGCTGCTGCGGGCGGAGCTGGAGCGGGATCGGGATGGGGATCGGCTCCCGACGCGGGAGGAggcgcgggagctgctggagcgCTGCCTCAGGGTGCTCTACTACAGGGATGCTCGCTCGTTTAACAGG TACGAGCTCGCCACGGTGACGGAGAAGGGCGTGGAGCTGGAGGGGCCCCTGACCCTGGAGGCCAACTGGGACATCGCCCACCTGGTCAG AGGTTTCGAGTga